Below is a genomic region from Kwoniella dejecticola CBS 10117 chromosome 4, complete sequence.
TCCCAATGATATCGAATACGaatccgatgatgatcacgccAGTGGTCGTAGCAGTCGAGTCAAATTATATTCGGAATACCGTATCATGACTTGCATGGCTTATCtcgagattgaagaaggtcaCAGGGTTCGGGTAAATCCACCAACAGGACTCGAATAATAATTAGCGACTTTGAACACCGATATGAACCGGTCAATTCCATTCCCATTATTCCCTTCCTGGCTTCCGTCCTCTCCTTATCGGCCAACCACCCAGGCGGATTGCAACTAGGCGTACACATATATATCCATGAAATGCTCAGGTGATCGTAGCCAAGTATCCTGGTTCGCACCCacattcttcaccatctgtCCTTGTTGAATGTCTATTCTATCAAGCAAACGAAACGCAGATAAATAAAGCAACACATCATGTCTGAACAACCGCAATATATCCAAGCTTTACGAGCTATCCCCAAAGAGAAATTCCTCGTGAGTTTGCATCTCACTTATAAACAGACAGCAAGGTCTCAGAGCAATGTGATTGACAACTACGCAGTTCGGCCCAGCACCTATATCGTATTTACCAGGTCTCACCAAACACCTAGGTGGGAAAGTGAACATCTACGCTAAGCGGGAAGACTGTAATTCGGGATTAGCTTATGGTGGTAACAAAGTCAGAAAGGTGAGCTATAATTCGGCCAGCCCGCTTCCTCTACTAACCGGTCTTACCATGTATATGACAAGTATCTCCGCCTTAGTGGCATGGTCATTGGCTGATCTGACTGCTTATCCGCACGTCCCATCACATCACTCTATATCATATCGACTTGCCGTTGTGTCGTTCTGCTCGTGTCACTCGTGCAGCTCGAATACCTCGTAGCCGacgccaaagccaaaggGTGCGATACGTTAGTATCTGTCGGCGGCGTCCAGTCGAACCATACAAGAGCAGTCACCGCTACAGCCGTCTCGTCGGGcttgaaaggtgagtccgactaCTTCCGCGTCGAATTGGCTTCCCGTATGAGCAGTGATTTGATCAATACTCGTAACACATGCTGATATCTTTTGGACTGGACTTTGAAACAGCCGTCACGGTCCAAGAGAAATGGGTACCGATTGACCCGCCTCTCTACGCGGAAACTGGAAACATCCTCTTATCGAGATTGATGGGTGGAGATGTAAGGCTCAACCAGGAGACATTCGATATCGGGCACAAGGCCGCTACCGAGGCTGCGTTCAAGGATGTTCAAGAGAAAGGCGGGAAACCATAGTGAGTCTGTTCGCTTCCTCAATCATCATGCTCAATGAACAGGTCCGTGATCCACCGGGCAACCGAGTACACCCTGCCCCGATCTCATCGTAATATCCTGTGAATGTGACGGCAAACAGTTCAAACcgctgatttgatctgtcGCTGGACCACAGCTACATCCCAGCAGGCGCCTCGGACCATCCTTTGGGCGGTATGGGCTTCGTCAACATGGTCGTCGAAGTCGCCGAGCAAGAGAAAGCCTTGGGCCTATACTTCGATACTATCGTAGTTTGCTCGGTGACTGGCTCTTCCCATGCGGGCACTTTAGTTGGAGCGTTGTTAGAAGGAAAGGGCAGGAAAGTGATTGGTATCGACGCAAGTGGA
It encodes:
- a CDS encoding 1-aminocyclopropane-1-carboxylate deaminase, whose protein sequence is MSEQPQYIQALRAIPKEKFLFGPAPISYLPGLTKHLGGKVNIYAKREDCNSGLAYGGNKVRKLEYLVADAKAKGCDTLVSVGGVQSNHTRAVTATAVSSGLKAVTVQEKWVPIDPPLYAETGNILLSRLMGGDVRLNQETFDIGHKAATEAAFKDVQEKGGKPYYIPAGASDHPLGGMGFVNMVVEVAEQEKALGLYFDTIVVCSVTGSSHAGTLVGALLEGKGRKVIGIDASGKPEATKAQVLKIAQNTTKLLDPSKEVKESDVILDERFHAGIYGIPDNETIAAMKLGANTDAFITDPVYEGKSLAGMIKLIEEGSIKEGSNVLYIHLGGQPALNAYSSYFPHD